From Macaca fascicularis isolate 582-1 chromosome 14, T2T-MFA8v1.1, a single genomic window includes:
- the LOC102132686 gene encoding LOW QUALITY PROTEIN: folate receptor gamma-like (The sequence of the model RefSeq protein was modified relative to this genomic sequence to represent the inferred CDS: substituted 1 base at 1 genomic stop codon) — protein MAWQMMQLLLLALVTTVGSVQPRSAQARTDLLNVCMNAKQHKAQPSPEDELYGQCSPXKNACCTANTSQELHKDTSRLYNFNWDHCGKMEPACKCHFIQDTCLYECSPNLGPWIWQVNQSWRKERILNVPLCKEDCERWWEDCCTSYTCKSNWHKGWNWTSGINECPARALCCTFESYFPTPAALCEGLWSHSFKVSNYSGGSGRCIQMWFDSAQVNANEEVAKFYAATMNAGAPSRGIIGS, from the exons ATGGCCTGGCAGATGATGCAGCTGCTGCTTCTGGCTTTGGTGACCACTGTGGGGAGTGTCCAGCCCAGGAGTGCGCAGGCCAGGACGGACCTGCTCAACGTCTGCATGAACGCCAAGCAGCACAAGGCACAGCCCAGTCCCGAGGACGAGCTGTATGGCCAG TGCAGTCCCTAGAAGAATGCCTGCTGCACGGCCAACACCAGCCAGGAGCTGCACAAGGACACCTCCCGCCTCTACAACTTTAACTGGGACCACTGTGGTAAGATGGAGCCCGCCTGCAAGTGTCACTTTATCCAGGACACCTGTCTCTATGAGTGCTCACCCAACCTGGGGCCCTGGATCTGGCAG GTCAACCAGAGCTGGCGCAAAGAGCGCATCCTGAATGTGCCCCTGTGCAAAGAGGACTGTGAGCGATGGTGGGAGGACTGTTGCACCTCCTACACCTGCAAAAGCAACTGGCACAAAGGCTGGAATTGGACCTCAG GGATTAATGAGTGTCCGGCCCGGGCCCTCTGCTGCACCTTTGAGTCCTACTTCCCCACTCCAGCCGCCCTTTGTGAAGGCCTCTGGAGCCACTCCTTCAAGGTCAGTAACTACAGTGGAGGGAGCGGCCGCTGCATCCAGATGTGGTTTGACTCAGCCCAGGTCAACGCCAATGAGGAGGTGGCCAAGTTCTATGCTGCGACCATGAATGCTGGGGCCCCGTCCCGTGGGATTATTGGTTCCTGA